In Elephas maximus indicus isolate mEleMax1 chromosome 7, mEleMax1 primary haplotype, whole genome shotgun sequence, the following proteins share a genomic window:
- the EXPH5 gene encoding exophilin-5 isoform X2: protein MLKQPLICRLSREMAKNDPVELQTSRSKNLPNKKTPTSFSSRLSFGSSFASLFSFRKPRKESLKLPALAQKGCDGLAGPPVSVKGTAGAKIHSSLLENQPVDSAFVPKPAGMREGSGMSPWDTSLLENEFFRVLDDLDSTLAREQSPSSVNTRTPFNYESRTQFRRFYSRGNRPGNTTGRHKNCCNETSNMSIYDILRPGAPREGFDTFSPRARTIFDTYRTRKPRVLQEDYVQKNTFGSSSLCFDSRQRSALPATGYFTARSLYFPATAQNRTGFIPQRHQRSPKRTPLSSIIWNRSDSLRDGQNQEEFLRAPSPMEIDPADQYMYHRCFQENGRYEFYHSQSIYQSIGLNTPLDNRMSPDPFENSENMPFYHQDNPFSRSFFSNTFGRGREQRFGQSPFWGQQEDHSSWSDFYQNRKPFTSSDRDFEMISIEANSASAARGHSVPSQRWGSFSPGYGPDVSRDQEEPCPWQFDFQTSTLESMEVSQGNGNQLTPHFGTPNVCPMTDSRYHIKSGGLKCLQDRSPREGHLNKEAYSLEIPQPLASSFKTSVSQISDDKGNPQSSNFQNPTVTLQEIIPDKPVCFPIRSHTEVIVTNNDFTDPPPLAGIQPSILVTDEKNEKGLHDSTVEKYKQLNEMDQTNMTGETPQPVLQTGISNPLPDFQNPVSQDSDEENNRFVFNASTTVSSKRSPRVLPRKEISKICISHRDKANELKKEKNFSGNRKLGSETFSLFLQDRRTSPSFPSPNQGCHRELTIRNEDFNEDLVFNEDISIIIKNNHWSTESTNNQNPQSPEESVILDSEREQCSMTHSINCNRSAASHNVSCNPLGLSSDVPQDSLPLSNSFLDALAIPSTTEFSRRSPSGNDPSLGEREEKDNASKNQNNQFAISPIESQKNNDNCVPIHDKMVDVVKCHSHHPFRDGKGKGKIRRRVSCVENLSKPESRLTSTKDSSNLSEVNQGNSKAPEPYTIYCTLPRKSPSFLINNRRSESNVRAASFRNCPLPFQIKNDVEDPIRKYTSNKISPSSLESDSEYSKVVSDSVPVAPAAEKRMTNMKSIGSVSVRKGALPFLIRRAVSCPSGEPYSSTGNDERGKCSVSDTDASAPSQRPWERVTNTLESDSSIRDCSLTKSHHQNEYPQEYTEKDDKIVASRTGIFSLPNEDPLPFSSEVSGKESGTALQKYKTTSVFSVSGDDDNIKCLEVVSIYYTLPRKHSKKFCNLLEKYTQHTDSITESPRVGTEIFPNASQNDKLNYSTREQSGTPSSEDQKMPGNSAQENSPYLSYATANVTVLQLPNSGSSEPTLQEMASVEASVSLPKGESESREIFPDNFTKTLLSDSRSRKKKGKKLQREILHSSSMVQEKVFTEEKLENCQQSIKSGNDGPCSLSACSDDNVENSQTVRCSGENVGSGKAITSTGSGKCPPEDISTAIAVDDSSSGLQTREVRGKIGTDCQQMTDKTLSDSENHVFAVTLALHKLQFDEETFLGRPDVESLQSEPKELPQRSQEVNKTESRKAKDEIQRLEWDQLSLSGGSNENKASLDDLEKGKNRSAVKHKLVTMSKASRKFPVKDLSPRRHVATIFTESGRRSSIGGLAPGTRESNPLIPEPTPTSAESTDGSRRLSNDGVDMEKFETPLQVTVISNRELSACLRDQKSNVNISQPHWSEFKNISEALPKNENSIDVIAAQALERESGTLDQPTFISLREAGFSDRQKRLSPPCPVEPACKSPTISIPEARCEQQQRSASTPEWELEPHMYRSKSVRSISVHGDKLYKNHPPKVRERHFSESTSIDDALSQLALGNEFSVNNGYSQRFKSFSELPSCDENWALYSDRPKTGPKSATSISRPIDYGIFGKEQQLAFLENIKRSLTQGRLWKPSFLKNPGFLKDDIINPPNPLVSLSSNSNSQIPEDGLSSIERLDIYEEHPVDSDCDTDTTTDDEYYLDEKDKESEL from the exons GCAAAAATACACAGTTCACTGCTGGAAAATCAACCAGTTGACAGTGCATTTGTCCCCAAGCCAGCAGGCATGAGGGAGGGAAGTGGCATGTCTCCGTGGGACACCTCTCTGCTGGAGAATGAGTTTTTCCGTG TTTTAGATGATTTGGATAGCACACTGGCTCGGGAACAATCTCCAAGCTCAGTGAATACTAGAACACCCTTCAACTATGAATCACGAACACAGTTCCGTCGTTTTTACTCCCGTGGGAACAGACCCGGTAATACCACAGGAAGACACAAAAATTGCTGTAATGAAACTTCCAATATGTCTATCTAtgacatcctgagaccaggagcaCCTAGGGAAGGTTTTGATACCTTTTCTCCTAGAGCAAGGACAATTTTTGATACATATAGGACAAGGAAGCCCAGAGTCCTACAAGAAGATTATGTTCAAAAGAATACTTTtggtagttcttctctgtgttTTGACAGCAGGCAACGATCAGCCTTACCAGCCACAGGGTATTTCACAGCAAGAAGCTTATATTTTCCAGCCACAGCTCAGAACAGGACTGGGTTTATACCACAGAGACACCAGCGGAGCCCAAAGAGAACTCCCTTATCATCCATCATATGGAATAGATCAGATTCTTTAAGAGATGGACAGAACCAGGAAGAGTTCCTGAGGGCCCCATCACCTATGGAAATTGACCCTGCTGATCAATATATGTACCATAGGTGTTTCCAGGAGAACGGGAGATATGAATTTTACCATTCACAGAGTATTTACCAAAGTATTGGTTTAAACACCCCCCTAGACAATAGAATGAGTCCTGACCCATTCGAGAACTCAGAGAATATGCCATTCTACCATCAAGACAACCCATTCTCTAGGTCTTTCTTTAGCAATACCTTTGGACGAGGTAGAGAACAGAGATTTGGACAAAGTCCTTTTTGGGGCCAACAGGAAGATCATTCTTCCTGGTCTGACTTTTATCAAAACAGGAAACCTTTCACTTCTTCTGACAGAGACTTTGAAATGATTTCCATTGAGGCAAATAGTGCATCAGCTGCTCGTGGCCATAGTGTCCCTTCTCAACGCTGGGGATCATTTTCTCCTGGTTATGGACCAGATGTTTCCAGAGACCAAGAAGAGCCATGTCCCTGGCAGTTTGATTTTCAGACATCCACACTGGAGAGCATGGAGGTGTCACAAGGCAATGGGAACCAGTTGACTCCTCATTTCGGCACACCAAATGTTTGTCCTATGACTGATTCAAGATATCATATCAAATCTGGTGGGTTGAAATGTCTACAGGACCGTtctcctagagaaggacatttgAACAAAGAAGCTTACTCACTTGAAATTCCTCAGCCTTTAGCATCCTCATTCAAAACTTCCGTCTCTCAGATTTCAGATGACAAAGGGAACCCTCAAAGTTCCAATTTTCAGAATCCCACAGTCACTTTGCAGGAAATTATTCCCGATAAACCTGTTTGTTTTCCAATAAGAAGCCATACCGAAGTCATTGTGACCAACAATGATTTTACTGATCCTCCACCTCTTGCTGGAATCCAACCTAGTATCTTAGTCACAGACGAGAAGAACGAGAAGGGCTTGCATGACTCTACTGTAGAAAAGTACAAACAACTAAACGAAATGGACCAGACAAACATGACAGGTGAAACACCACAACCTGTTTTACAGACAGGGATCTCTAACCCCTTACCTGATTTTCAAAATCCCGTGTCCCAGGACTCAGACGAGGAGAACAATCGGTTTGTTTTTAATGCATCTACCACAGTAAGTTCAAAGAGGTCACCCAGAGTCCTTCCCAGGAAAGAGATCTCCAAaatctgcatatcacacagagataaagccaatgaacttaaaaaagaaaagaatttttctGGAAACAGAAAACTTGGTTCAgaaactttctctctttttcttcaggACCGCAGAACATCACCGTCTTTTCCCAGCCCAAATCAAGGTTGTCATCGGGAATTAACAATACGTAATGAAGATTTTAATGAAGATTTAGTTTTTAATGAAGATATTTCaatcattattaaaaataacCACTGGAGCACTGAATCTACTAATAATCAAAACCCACAGTCTCCAGAAGAGTCTGTTATTTTAGATTCTGAACGAGAGCAATGTAGCATGACCCATTCTATCAACTGCAACAGGTCTGCGGCCAGCCACAATGTCTCATGTAATCCCTTAGGCCTGTCATCAGATGTACCACAAGATTCCTTACCATTGAGTAATTCTTTCCTTGATGCTCTGGCGATTCCTTCTACCACAGAGTTCTCAAGGAGAAGTCCTTCAGGAAACGATCCATCtctgggagaaagagaagaaaaagacaatGCTAGCAAGAACCAAAATAATCAGTTTGCTATAAGCccgatagaaagccaaaagaataATGATAATTGTGTGCCTATACATGATAAAATGGTTGATGTTGTCAAATGCCACTCACACCATCCTTTCagggatggaaagggaaaaggaaaaataagacgTCGTGTATCCTGTGTTGAAAACTTAAGCAAACCAGAAAGTAGATTAACATCCACAAAGGACAGCAGTAACCTCAGTGAGGTGAATCAAGGCAATTCCAAGGCTCCTGAACCTTACACAATTTACTGTACCTTACCGAGAAAATCACCCAGTTTTCTCATCAATAACAGGAGGTCAGAAAGTAATGTAAGGGCTGCTTCATTTAGGAATTGTCCACTTCCATTCCAAATCAAAAATGATGTGGAAGATCCAATCAGGAAGTACACATCAAACAAAATCAGTCCCAGTTCTCTTGAGTCAGACAGCGAATATTCCAAAGTAGTTTCAGACTCAGTTCCAGTAGCACCTGCTGCAGAAAAGAGGATGACAAATATGAAAAGCATTGGATCTGTTTCTGTTAGAAAAGGAGCACTTCCTTTCCTCATCAGGAGGGCTGTGTCATGTCCTTCAGGGGAGCCATATTCCTCAACCGGAAATGATGAAAGAGGAAAATGCTCAGTCTCAGACACTGATGCTTCTGCTCCATCACAAAGGCCCTGGGAGAGAGTCACTAACACTCTGGAAAGTGACTCGTCCATTAGGGATTGTTCTTTAACTAAAAGCCACCATCAAAACGAATACCCTCAAGAATACACTGAAAAGGATGATAAAATTGTAGCCTCCAGGACAGGTATATTTTCCCTTCCAAACGAAGACCCTTTACCTTTTTCCTCAGAAGTGTCAGGAAAGGAAAGTGGGACAGCATTACAGAAGTATAAAACCACTAGCGTGTTTTCTGTTTCTGGTGATGATGATAATATAAAATGTCTTGAGGTGGTTTCAATATATTATACTCTCCCAAGGAAACACAGCAAAAAATTCTGTAACCTCCTTGAAAAGTATACACAACATACTGATTCAATTACAGAATCACCCAGAGTGGGGACTGAAATATTTCCTAATGCTTCACAAAACGACAAACTAAATTATTCTACACGAGAGCAGTCAGGAACACCTTCATCTGAAGATCAAAAGATGCCGGGTAACTCTGCTCAGGAGAACAGCCCTTATCTTTCTTATGCAACTGCAAATGTGACTGTTTTACAGTTACCAAATAGTGGGTCCTCAGAACCTACATTACAGGAAATGGCTTCTGTTGAGGCAAGTGTTTCTCTTCCTAAAGGAGAATCTGAAAGTAGGGAGATTTTCCCAGATAACTTTACTAAAACACTTCTAAGTGATTCAcgaagcagaaaaaagaaaggaaaaaaattgcaaagggAAATCCTGCATAGTTCATCAATGGTTCAGGAAAAAGTATTTACAGAGGAAAAATTGGAAAATTGTCAGCAATCCATTAAATCAGGTAATGATGGTCCCTGTAGTCTCTCAGCCTGTTCAGACGATAATGTTGAAAATTCTCAAACTGTAAGATGTTCTGGGGAGAATGTAGGTAGTGGTAAAGCTATTACATCTACTGGAAGTGGAAAATGTCCCCCGGAAGATATCAGCACAGCCATAGCTGTAGATGATAGCTCCAGTGGGTTGCAGACTAGGGAAGTAAGAGGGAAGATTGGAACAGATTGCCAACAAATGACTGATAAAACACTTTCTGATTCAGAAAACCATGTCTTTGCTGTTACTCTAGCTTTGCATAAGCTACAATTCGATGAGGAGACTTTTTTAGGTAGACCAGATGTAGAGAGTTTGCAGTCTGAACCCAAGGAACTACCTCAAAGAAGTCAAGAGGTAAATAAGACAGAGAGCAGGAAGGCTAAAGATGAAATACAGAGATTGGAATGGGATCAACTTTCACTTTCTGGAGGGAGTAACGAAAATAAAGCCAGTTTGGATGacctagaaaaaggaaaaaacaggtCTGCAGTTAAACACAAATTGGTGaccatgtccaaagcaagcagaaaATTCCCTGTTAAAGATTTAAGCCCAAGAAGACATGTAGCTACTATTTTCACTGAAAGTGGGAGAAGGTCTAGTATTGGAGGTTTAGCTCCTGGCACACGAGAGAGCAACCCACTGATCCCTGAACCCACTCCAACATCTGCAGAGTCCACAGATGGAAGCAGAAGACTGAGTAATGATGGAGTTGATATGGAGAAATTTGAGACCCCTCTCCAGGTTACTGTAATATCCAACAGAGAACTTTCTGCGTGCTTACGTGATCAGAAGTCTAACGTCAACATTTCACAACCACATTGGAGTGAATTTAAGAACATCTCAGAGGCATTACCAAAGAATGAAAATTCTATAGATGTAATAGCAGCTCAGGCTttggaaagagagtcaggaactCTGGACCAGCCCACATTCATCAGCCTCAGGGAAGCAGGGTTCTCTGACCGTCAGAAGAGGTTGAGCCCTCCTTGTCCAGTGGAGCCCGCATGCAAGTCTCCTACAATAAGCATTCCAGAGGCCAGATGTGAGCAGCAACAAAGGAGTGCTTCAACTCCTGAGTGGGAACTTGAGCCACACATGTATCGTTCAAAGAGTGTAAGAAGCATCAGTGTACATGGCGATAAGCTATACAAAAATCACCCTCCAAAAGTCAGAGAGCGCCATTTTTCTGAAAGCACATCTATTGACGATGCCCTGAGTCAGCTGGCCCTTGGGAATGAATTCTCTGTCAACAATGGGTACAGTCAAAGATTCAAATCTTTTTCTGAACTTCCCTCCTGTGATGAAAATTGGGCTTTGTATAGTGACAGGCCAAAAACAGGTCCCAAGTCAGCAACATCTATATCCAGACCTATTGACTATGGGATTTTTGGGAAAGAACAACAGTTGGCTTTCTTGGAGAATATAAAGAGGTCACTCACACAAGGAAGATTATGGAAACCAAGTTTTCTTAAGAACCCTGGCTTCCTGAAAGATGATATAATTAACCCTCCCAACCCACTAGTGTCATTAAGCTCAAATTCTAACAGTCAGATACCAGAAGATGGCTTATCTTCAATTGAACGACTCGATATCTATGAGGAGCACCCAGTGGACTCAGATTGTGACACAGACACAACCACAGATGATGAATACTACCTGGATGAAAAAGACAAAGAGTCAGAactgtga